A stretch of the Aphis gossypii isolate Hap1 chromosome 2, ASM2018417v2, whole genome shotgun sequence genome encodes the following:
- the LOC114125978 gene encoding uncharacterized protein LOC114125978 encodes MLTYLDIHLSYTLSIIGILILITRPFINRLEIFKIGCISAIAVLYAIPFYNYYVYNGAKTTCSPESVLAVIGNVPVEEYILVILQTVLTSLWASIFVQWSTPCLNFNYDKHSYQLIRWLPISLLSVATAAGYTMAVPESEKFYLGCILCWASPAIILMWYGAGNFFVKKIISSSIAIAGPTLFMCWINRTTVKDDFDLGESALEEVLFFFVTNLMVVLAGSSYDKAYGIIVTYSLDFPHQFSVSLRFIRQMIRAFMTSEYSTPSDVTQDIKTSLKVLSTSNAFGTSNYLFHAGIRLDLIILYAFCRVTDEMFDNRTDEKKKKLKLELSKQFISEVFADRKSDYDVKKTPQEVKIDWRKYESEFTDVELSSYRAVSRIAFFLPRKPFEELFAGYQWDLEFTLVRDENDLMLYTTYVAGSIGALCLYVIIYRYGNDINDLVDKADYLTKHAYKIGQGLQLVNIARDLVTDSESLGRCYFPAAFMDDEKEDLRMLCQEKNPRALGNKKLKKYSSKMIQLANKKQFDSVGAIKCLPQDLIGSVLAATELYRGLINLIQSCPIYPTRASLSNLNKLLILLNTLYIKSIQYIF; translated from the exons ATGTTAACCTATCTAGATATCCATTTATCGTACACGCTATCAATCAtcggtattttaatattaataactcgTCCGTTTATCAATCGattggaaatttttaaaattggatGTATAAGCGCTATAGCTGTACTATACGCAATACCGTTCTACAACTATTATGTGTACAACGGAGCTAAGACGACGTGTTCGCCGGAGTCGGTTTTAGCCGTCATTGGTAATGTACCCGTCGAAGAGTACATTCTTGTGATTTTGCAAACCGTTCTTACATCATTGTGGGCATCGATATTCGTCCAGTGGTCAACTCCGTGCTTGAACTTCAACTACGACAAACATAGCTACCAGTTGATTCGTTGGTTACCGATATCCCTGTTAAGTGTCGCCACGGCGGCCGGCTACACAATGGCCGTGCCGGAAAGTGAGAAGTTTTACTTGGGATGCATACTGTGTTGGGCGTCTCCGGCAATCATTCTCATGTGGTACGGAGCTGGCAATTTTTTCGTGAAAAAGATCATATCATCGTCGATTGCGATCGCGGGCCCTACGTTGTTCATGTGTTGGATTAATCGGACGACCGTAAAAGACGACTTCGACTTGGGCGAGTCGGCGCTAGAAGAAGTGTTATTTTTCTTCGTCACAAATCTGATGGTCGTCTTGGCCGGATCATCCTACGACAAGGCATACGGTATAATAGTCACGTATTCGTTGGATTTCCCTCATCAGTTCAGTGTTAGCTTGAGATTCATTCGACAAATGATAAGAGCATTCATGACATCGGAATATTCTACTCCTTCTGACGTGACGCAAGATATTAAGACAAGCCTTAAGGTCTTAAGTACTTCGAATGCGTTTGGTACTTCCAATTATTTATTCCATGCTG gtatacgactggatttaataattttgtacgcATTTTGTCGTGTAACGGACGAAATGTTTGACAACAGAACGGacgagaaaaagaaaaaacttaaattagagCTATCCAAACAATTCATCAGTGAAGTTTTTGCTGACAGAAAATCAGATTATGACGTTAAAAAAACACCACAAGAAGTAAAAATCGATTGGCGAAAATACGAATCCGAATTCACTGATGTCGAATTATCATCTTATCGTGCAGTATCTAGAATTGCATTTTTTCTGCCCCGTAAGCCTTTCGAAGAGTTATTCGCGGGTTACCAATGGGATCTCGAGTTTACGTTGGTTCGAGACGAAAAcgatttaatgttatacacCACATACGTAGCCGGAAGTATTGGTGCATTATGCCTATATGTAATCATATACAGATATGGTAATGACATCAATGATCTCGTCGACAAGGCTGATTATCTGACTAAACATGCATACAAAATAGGACAA ggTCTACAACTCGTGAATATTGCTCGGGACCTCGTAACTGACAGCGAATCATTGGGTCGGTGTTACTTTCCAGCTGCATTCATGGACGATGAAAAAGAAGATTTAAGAATGTTATGCCAAGAAAAAAATCCCAGGGCTTTGGGAAACAAGAAGTTGAAGAAATACTCTTCGAAAATGATACAATTGGCTAACAAAAAGCAATTCGATTCAGTGGGTGCTATCAAATGTTTGCCACAAGATTTAATAGGTTCAGTTCTAGCGGCTACTGAACTGTACCGTGGGCTAATTAACCTAATACAGTCGTGTCCAATTTACCCAACCAGAGCatcattatcaaatttaaataaattattaattttacttaatactcTTTACATTAAAAGCatccaatacattttttaa